The following are encoded together in the Glycine max cultivar Williams 82 chromosome 8, Glycine_max_v4.0, whole genome shotgun sequence genome:
- the LOC100818839 gene encoding ethylene-responsive transcription factor, which yields MGTAIDMYNSSNIVADFLDPYSEELMKALKPFMKSDYFSASSSSSLESQPCSFSSNSLPTSYPSSNQIKLNQLTPDQIVQIQAQIHIQQQQQHVAQTQTHLGPKRVPMKHAGTAAKPTKLYRGVRQRHWGKWVAEIRLPKNRTRLWLGTFDTAEEAALAYDNAAFKLRGEFARLNFPHLRHHGAFVFGEFGDYKPLPSSVDSKLQAICESLAKQEEKPCCSVEDVKPVIHAAELAEVESDVAKSNAEYVYPEFEDFKVEHENPMFSGESSSPESSVTFLDFSDFSDSNNQWDEMENFGLEKFPSVEIDWEAI from the coding sequence ATGGGAACTGCTATAGACATGTACAACAGCAGCAACATCGTAGCGGATTTCCTAGATCCGTATAGTGAAGAGCTGATGAAAGCACTTAAGCCTTTTATGAAAAGTGATTATTTCTctgcctcttcttcttcttcactcgAATCACAGCCTTGTTCTTTTTCATCTAATTCTCTCCCCACTTCGTATCCCTCTTCCAACCAAATCAAGCTCAACCAACTCACCCCAGACCAAATTGTTCAGATTCAGGCCCAAATCCACattcagcagcagcagcagcacgTGGCCCAAACCCAAACCCACCTGGGCCCAAAACGCGTCCCCATGAAGCACGCTGGCACGGCCGCGAAACCCACGAAGCTCTACCGCGGGGTGCGGCAACGGCATTGGGGCAAGTGGGTCGCTGAAATCAGACTCCCAAAGAACCGCACGCGCCTCTGGCTAGGAACATTCGACACCGCAGAGGAAGCAGCATTAGCGTACGACAACGCAGCGTTTAAGCTCAGAGGCGAGTTCGCGCGTCTCAATTTTCCTCATCTAAGACACCACGGAGCCTTCGTTTTCGGCGAGTTCGGAGATTACAAGCCTCTACCTTCTTCCGTGGATTCCAAACTGCAAGCTATTTGCGAAAGCTTAGCGAAACAAGAGGAAAAGCCGTGTTGCTCCGTCGAAGACGTGAAGCCCGTGATACACGCTGCTGAGCTGGCAGAGGTCGAGTCTGACGTGGCAAAATCGAACGCTGAATATGTTTATCCCGAGTTCGAGGATTTTAAGGTCGAGCACGAGAACCCAATGTTTTCTGGTGAATCTTCTTCGCCTGAATCCAGTGTTACTTTCTTGGATTTCTCGGACTTCTCGGATTCTAATAATCAGTGGGATGAAATGGAGAATTTTGGGTTGGAGAAGTTCCCTTCTGTGGAGATTGATTGGGAAGCTATATGA
- the LOC100819376 gene encoding uncharacterized protein — translation MGSNDNFGDGIFKTRPHLADVTNLPAKRSFSLVSGDGGDLQFTKKIRLGVENLAKGKSQMQFGAHAYLNNEVLLQPKEKHTILLPFSDDTLHSFQNPSLTVEGMEEQNPLDLENFKFGKEGDGIVATDRAVESGGKDICDVENLGSPKCGAEQMPTISVSNDSNFLGLKPCSSSVTEAADLKSCTCSFCSKAGYIWSDLHYQDAKGRLSAIKKSQKEAKMIIQKFSGLENTVMHDQHRSEESLKLELSLVHQWKSLFLQMQNMYTQESSQLETSFETLKNLRENCKTDLELNDNSHHQNQ, via the exons ATGGGAAGCAACGATAATTTCGGCGACGGGATTTTCAAAACCCGTCCCCATCTGGCGGACGTCACGAATCTCCCGGCCAAAAGGTCGTTTTCTTTGGTTTCCGGCGACGGTGGGGACTTGCAGTTCACCAAGAAAATTCGCTTAGGGGTGGAAAATTTAGCAAAAGGGAAAAGCCAAATGCAATTCGGAGCACATGCCTACCTTAACAACGAGGTCCTGTTgcaaccaaaagaaaaacacacCATTTTGTTACCGTTTTCGGATGATACTTTGCACTCGTTTCAAAATCCCAGTTTGACCGTGGAGGGAATGGAGGAGCAGAATCCGTTGGATTTGGAGAATTTTAAATTTGGGAAGGAAGGGGACGGAATTGTTGCCACTGATCGTGCGGTTGAAAGTGGTGGCAAAGATATTTGTGACGTTGAGAATTTGGGATCTCCCAAGTGTGGGGCAGAGCAAATGCCAACAATTTCTGTTTCTAATGATTCTAATTTTCTGGGATTGAAACCGTGCTCAAGTTCTGTTACTGAAGCTGCGGACCTCAAATCTTGCACTTGTTCCTTTTGCTCCAAAG CTGGTTATATCTGGTCGGATCTCCATTACCAGGATGCCAAAGGTAGATTAAGTG CTATAAAGAAGAGTCAGAAAGAAGCAAAAATGATCATTCAGAAGTTTTCTGGATTAGAGAATACAGTCATGCATGACCAGCACCGAAGTGAGGAATCATTGAAGTTAGAATTGTCCCTTGTGCATCAGTGGAAGTCTCTCTTTCTTCAAATGCAGAATATGTATACTCAAGAAAGTAGCCAACTT GAAACAAGCTTTGAGACACTTAAAAATTTGAGAGAGAACTGCAAAACCGATCTTGAGTTGAATGACAATAgccatcatcaaaatcaatag
- the LOC100789264 gene encoding protein ALTERED PHOSPHATE STARVATION RESPONSE 1, producing MLGELIKRAEMGATNSRAEKNEALSLCKERKRFVKVAIDSRYALAAAHVSYIQSLRNVGIALRRYAESEVEVESSLSISDKTPSQTSYPSPSSPSHVAEVEVLESPLHNESPLSPPVATTLSYMRSGGSAAVTVRINAFGNNYLDDESTVVPMPPPPPESGASWDFFDPGEDSESFRFAVHCSESRDFRDEEKGDQWLHVGSDGHCMVQPLLDDKFGGNLSNAGMGNECGNSYAHCNDHSTVSRGVEGGNGIVDGELRELELPSAAGGLSRAVADKDAGGRSSAKREKNMPGKNVCTEREDPSEFITHRAKDFLSSIKDIEHRFVRASESGREVLRLLEANKIKVGYSEAKGKSSTTALLSAVQPVCCGRKASPVFQEPAQKIISWKRTASSRSSSSRNALATKTKEDIDDSGSDFVEEFCMIAGSHSSTLDRLYAWERKLYDEVKASESIRKDYDRKCHQLRHQFAKDQGTHVIDKTRSVVKDLHSRLTVAIYSVDSISKRIERMRDEELLPQLLELTEGLIRMWKAMLECHHAQYITISLAYHSRSTPGTLQGYARRDIMTQLLEEVEFFGLSFANWINSLTSYVEAVNAWLQNCILQPRERTKSRRPFSPRRVLAPPIFVLCRDWSAGIKVLPSEELSQTIRNFLSDLHLRTEQHNDQLLKKQNSVNASTTETESKPNEENEDESTNLSCIHARLTKVLDRLTKFSEASLKMYEDIRQKSESARNAYHNCRTIRAEKF from the exons ATGCTTGGTGAACTGATAAAAAGGGCAGAAATGGGTGCTACGAACTCAAGAGCGGAAAAGAATGAAGCTCTAAGTTTGTGCAAGGAAAGAAAGAGGTTCGTCAAGGTGGCTATTGACTCAAGATATGCTTTAGCAGCTGCACATGTTTCCTACATTCAATCTCTTCGAAACGTTGGCATTGCTCTCCGGAGGTATGCTGAGTCTGAGGTAGAGGTAGAGTCATCTCTGTCTATATCTGACAAAACTCCTTCTCAAACTAGTTACCCTTCTCCATCATCACCTTCTCATGTTGCTGAGGTTGAGGTTTTGGAGTCACCTTTGCACAATGAGAGTCCTCTTTCGCCACCTGTGGCCACCACTCTTAGTTACATGAGGTCAGGTGGTAGTGCTGCTGTCACTGTTAGGATCAATGCCTTTGGTAACAACTATTTGGATGATGAGTCCACTGTGGTTCCAATGCCTCCACCTCCTCCTGAGTCAGGTGCATCTTGGGATTTCTTTGACCCTGGGGAGGACAGTGAGAGCTTTAGGTTTGCAGTGCATTGTAGTGAGTCCAGAGACTTCAGGGATGAAGAAAAGGGTGATCAATGGTTACATGTTGGTTCTGATGGGCATTGCATGGTGCAACCACTCCTGGATGACAAGTTTGGTGGAAACTTGAGCAATGCTGGAATGGGAAATGAGTGTGGCAACTCTTATGCACACTGCAATGATCATTCTACTGTTTCAAGAGGAGTTGAAGGTGGAAATGGAATTGTTGATGGAGAATTGCGAGAGCTGGAGTTGCCAAGTGCTGCAGGTGGTTTGAGCCGGGCTGTCGCAGACAAAGATGCTGGTGGAAGGTCCAGTGCAAAGAGGGAGAAGAATATGCCAGGAAAAAATGTGTGCACAGAAAGAGAGGATCCTTCAGAGTTCATAACACACAGAGCTAAAGATTTTCTCTCCAGCATAAAGGATATAGAGCATAGGTTCGTTCGAGCTTCTGAGTCTGGTAGGGAGGTCTTGAGGTTGTTAGAGGCAAACAAAATAAAGGTTGGATATTCGGAGGCAAAAG GGAAGTCATCTACCACGGCGTTGTTGTCTGCCGTCCAGCCTGTTTGTTGCGGTAGAAAGGCTTCACCTGTTTTCCAGG AGCCTGcccaaaaaattattagttgGAAAAGGACAGCATCTTCTCGATCATCCTCATCCAGGAATGCTTTGGCTACAAAAACAAAGGAAGATATTGATGATAGTGGAAGTGACTTTGTTGAAGAATTCTGTATGATTGCTGGAAGCCATTCATCCACTCTTGACAGACTATATGCCTGGGAGCGAAAACTATATGATGAAGTAAAG GCTAGTGAATCCATAAGGAAGGACTATGACCGAAAATGTCACCAGCTTAGGCATCAATTTGCTAAAGATCAAGGCACTCATGTGATTGACAAGACCCGGTCAGTTGTGAAGGATCTGCATTCACGCTTAACAGTGGCTATATATTCTGTTGATTCAATATCGAAACGAATTGAGAGAATGAGGGATGAAGAGTTGTTGCCACAACTTTTGGAGTTAACAGAAGG ATTGATCAGGATGTGGAAGGCTATGCTTGAATGTCATCATGCACAATACATCACCATCTCTTTGGCATATCATTCAAGGAGCACACCAGGAACCTTGCAAGGATATGCACGCAGAGACATAATGACTCAGCTGCTAGAAGAAGTTGAGTTCTTTGGTCTGAGTTTTGCTAACTGGATTAACAGCCTCACCTCATATGTGGAAGCTGTCAATGCGTGGCTGCAAAACTGTATACTGCAACCAAGGGAGCGTACCAAGAGCAGAAGACCGTTCTCTCCTCGCCGAGTTCTGGCCCCacctatttttgttctttgccGTGACTGGTCTGCTGGGATCAAGGTTTTACCCTCTGAGGAACTAAGTCAGACAATCAGAAACTTTTTGTCTGATCTTCACTTGCGGACAGAGCAGCATAATGACCAACTTCTCAAGAAACAGAATTCTGTCAATGCAAGTACTACTGAAACCGAGAGCAAACCTAACGAAGAGAATGAAGACGAGTCCACGAATTTGAGCTGCATACATGCAAGATTAACAAAGGTTCTTGATCGGCTGACCAAATTTTCTGAGGCATCATTGAAGATGTATGAAGATATCCGGCAAAAAAGTGAATCAGCTCGAAATGCATACCATAATTGCAGAACTATCAGGGCcgaaaaattttaa